From the genome of Papaver somniferum cultivar HN1 chromosome 2, ASM357369v1, whole genome shotgun sequence, one region includes:
- the LOC113351797 gene encoding uncharacterized protein LOC113351797 — protein MRNLSIQCVFLNNLIFQLFNHFILPSSTLARLVNIYMFRCNNKMLFVTSSFVGWLIGHILFMKWVGLVLFWIRKNNSIRSNKYLVSELRNSMARIFSILLFITCVYYLGRMPSPIVTKKLKEETAETEERGESEGETDVEIETISETKGTKQEEGSIEEDPSPSLCSEENSKLEILKLKEDKDLLWFEKPLVTLLFDYKRWNRPVRYIKNDQFEDAVRDEMSHYFFFTCESDGKERISFTYPPSLSIFLEMIKGKILLSTTEKPSSEELYNNWVYTNKKKKTNINNAFFNRIDAIERGSLKLDVLEKRIRFCNDETEQDCLPERYDPFLNGTRRGSEKKKKYLNSSLNMNEAFSEEGWIWINKFHNILPTNYQEFEEKKEKFERKYFLPEEGKLNSENRTKFLFDAVTPDRHHQRIIKESIGIKEIRKEVPQWSYKLITSLDQQDGTILEETAEDHEIRSRKANHVVIFTDTERTNSTTNTNDEVEEVFVLRYAQESDFRRDIIKGSMRAQRRKTGIWEPFQTNK, from the coding sequence ATGCGTAATCTCAGCATTCAATGTGTATTCCTGAATAATCTCATTTTTCAATTATTCAACCATTTCATTTTACCGAGTTCAACATTAGCCAGATTAGTCAACATTTATATGTTTCGATGCAACAACAAGATGTTATTTGTAACAAGTAGTTTTGTTGGTTGGTTAATTGGTCACATTTTATTCATGAAATGGGTTGGATTGGTATTATTCTGGATACGGAAAAATAATTCTATTAGATCGAATAAGTACCTTGTGTCAGAATTGAGAAATTCTATGGCTCGAATCTTTAGTATTCTCTTATTTATCACCTGTGTCTACTATTTAGGCAGAATGCCGTCGCCTATTGTTACTAAGAAACTAAAAGAAGAAACTGCCGAAACGGAAGAAAGGGGGGAAAGTGAGGGAGAAACAGATGTAGAAATCGAAACAATTTCTGAAACGAAGGGGACTAAACAGGAAGAAGGATCCATCGAAGAAGACCCTTCCCCTTCCCTTTGTTCGGAAGAAAATTCGAAGTTAGAAATACTTAAACTTAAAGAAGATAAAGACCTCCTCTGGTTTGAAAAACCTCTTGTTACTCTTCTTTTCGACTATAAACGATGGAATCGTCCAGTGCGATAtatcaaaaatgatcaatttgaaGATGCTGTCCGAGACGAAATGtcacactattttttttttacatgtgaAAGTGATGGAAAAGAAAGAATCTCTTTTACATATCCACCTAGTTTGTCAATCTTTTTGGAAATGATAAAAGGAAAGATACTTTTGTCCACAACTGAAAAACCCTCTTCTGAAGAATTGTATAATAATTGGGTttataccaacaaaaaaaaaaaaacgaacatAAACAACGCATTTTTCAATAGAATTGATGCTATAGAAAGGGGGTCTCTGAAACTGGATGTACTTGAAAAAAGGATTAGATTCTGCAATGATGAGACTGAACAAGACTGCCTGCCTGAAAGGTATGATCCTTTTTTGAACGGAACCCGCCGTGGaagcgaaaaaaaaaaaaagtatttaaacTCAAGTTTGAATATGAATGAGGCTTTCTCAGAAGAAGGTTGGATTTGGATAAATAAATTTCATAATATACTTCCCACAAACTaccaagaatttgaagaaaaaaaggaaaaatttgaGAGAAAATACTTCCTTCCAGAAGAAGGAAAACTTAATTCAGAAAATAGAACGAAATTTTTATTTGATGCGGTTACACCCGATAGACATCATCAAAGAATTATAAAGGAATCCATTGGAATAAAAGAAATACGTAAAGAAGTTCCTCAATGGTCATACAAATTGATTACCAGTTTGGATCAACAAGATGGAACAATTTTAGAAGAAACGGCTGAGGATCATGAAATTAGGTCAAGAAAGGCCAACCATGTAGTCATTTTTACAGATACCGAACGTACAAATAGTACAACGAATACTAATGATGAAGTAGAAGAAGTGTTTGTCCTACGTTATGCGCAAGAATCGGATTTTCGTCGAGATATAATCAAAGGTTCTATGCGCGCTCAAAGACGTAAAACAGGTATTTGGGAACCGtttcaaacaaataaataa
- the LOC113351798 gene encoding uncharacterized protein LOC113351798, with protein sequence MNEAFSEEGWIWINKFHNILPTNYQEFEEKKEKFERKYFLPEEGKLNSENRTKFLFDAVTPDRHHQRIIKESIGIKEIRKEVPQWSYKLITSLDQQDGTILEETAEDHEIRSRKANHVVIFTDTERTNSTTNTNDEVEEVFVLRYAQESDFRRDIIKGSMRAQRRKTGIWEPFQTNIHSPLFLDRIYKKFFFSADTSRIWNLLFKNWMIKSTELKNSSFEEETKEKDKKRKKKGEENDRLAVAESWDTVLFGQSIRGCLLIAHSIFRKYIGLLSLIIAKNVSRILLFQPPEWNEDWREWGREMHVKCTYNGVQLSEMEFPKNWLTEGIQIKILYPFYPKPWNSSKKRSHHKNPRGIKENSCFLTVWGMETEFPFGSPRRRPSFLKPIFKDLEKRITKKKTQIVNSPRAMEQRIIPDLHRGIDGDSQISQNRM encoded by the exons ATGAATGAGGCTTTCTCAGAAGAAGGTTGGATTTGGATAAATAAATTTCATAATATACTTCCCACAAACTACCaagaatttgaggaaaaaaaggaaaaatttgaGAGAAAATACTTCCTTCCAGAAGAAGGAAAACTTAATTCAGAAAATAGAACGAAATTTTTATTTGATGCGGTTACACCCGATAGACATCATCAAAGAATTATAAAGGAATCCATTGGAATAAAAGAAATACGTAAAGAAGTTCCTCAATGGTCATACAAATTGATTACCAGTTTGGATCAACAAGATGGAACAATTTTAGAAGAAACGGCTGAGGATCATGAAATTAGGTCAAGAAAGGCCAACCATGTAGTCATTTTTACAGATACCGAACGTACAAATAGTACAACGAATACTAATGATGAAGTAGAAGAAGTGTTTGTCCTACGTTATGCGCAAGAATCGGATTTTCGTCGAGATATAATCAAAGGTTCTATGCGCGCTCAAAGACGTAAAACAGGTATTTGGGAACCGTTTCAAACAAATATCCATTCCCCCCTTTTTTTGGACAGAATctacaaaaagttttttttttctgctgATACCTCCCGAATTTGGAATCTTCTTTTTAAGAATTGGATGATAAAAAGTACGGAATTAAAAAATTCCAGTTTTGAGGAagagacaaaagaaaaggataaaaaaaggaagaagaaaggggAGGAAAATGACCGGCTAGCAGTAGCGGAAAGCTGGGATACTGTTCTATTTGGTCAATCAATAAGGGGTTGCTTGTTAATAGCCCACTCGATTTTTAGAAAATATATTGGATTGCTTTCATTGATAATAGCTAAAAACGTCAGCCGTATCTTATTATTTCAACCCCCGGAATGGAATGAGGATTGGAGAGAGTGGGGTAGAGAAATGCATGTTAAATGCACCTATAATGGTGTTCAATTATCCGAAATGGAATTTCCAAAAAATTGGTTAACAGAGGGTATTCAGATAAAGATCCTATATCCTTTCTATCCGAAACCTTGGAACAGTTCTAAGAAACGATCtcatcataaaaatccaaggggAATAAAGGAAAATTCTTGCTTTTTGACAGTCTGGGGGATGGAAACTGAATTTCCTTTTGGTTCTCCTCGAAGACGACCTTCTTTTTTAAAACCCATTTTTAAAGACctagaaaaaagaataacaaaaaaaaaaacacaaa TTGTAAATAGCCCCAGGGCTATGGAACAAAGGATTATCCCGGATCTACACCGAGGTATTGACGGCGATTCTCAAATATCGCAGAACAGAATGTGA